Proteins encoded in a region of the Podarcis muralis chromosome 4, rPodMur119.hap1.1, whole genome shotgun sequence genome:
- the LOC114595218 gene encoding uncharacterized protein LOC114595218 isoform X31, which translates to MDERDSAGPGTGRGHGNQTGTTGGFWQNPVQKILGEEDTLRSEVQSQQLRQFCCQEAKGPREVCSRLYHLCRQWLKPERHTKAEMLDLVILEQFLAVLPPEMESWVRECGAETSSQAVALAEGFLLSQAEERKQGKALFAEMGQISSEAERSPLDTRERPLGDTVILARPLHPSLNGDRREAVAVEPDQGPVCFEDVAVRFTDEERELLDPDQRALHKDVMEENHGIVASLDSDGLEIKDKGDHDKIPRMEKLYKYLESGKSSNSTSHQGNLIRKKPYQCVECGKSFSHSHSLTSHQRIHTGEKPYQCVECGKSFRNSSKLTSHQRTHTGEKPYQCMECGRSFTHSSSLTSHQRIHTGEKPYQCVECGKSFRRSSNLTSHQRIHKGEKPYQSFECGKRFTGSSSLNSHQRIHTGEKPYQCVECGKRFRRSSHLTSHQRIHTGEKPYQCMECGKSFSQSSNLTSHQRIHTGEKPYQCGECGKSFSQSASLTFHQRIHTGEKPYQCVECGKRFSVSSSLTSHQRIHRKSGKPFIIQLSALEKNTPR; encoded by the exons atggatgagcgagactcagctggccctggaacaGGAAGAGGCCATGGCAACCAAACTGGGACCACTGGGGGATTCTGGCAAAACccagtgcagaagatcctgggtgaggaggacaccctccgctcagaggtgcagagccagcagttgaggcagttctgctgccaggaggccaaaggaccccgagaggtttgcagccgactctaccacctttgtcgtcagtggctgaagccagaaaggcacacgaaagctgagatgctggacctggtgatcttggagcagttcctggctgtccttcccccggagatggagagctgggtgagggaatgcggagcggagaccagttcccaggcggtggccctggccgaaggtttcctcctgagtcaggcagaggagagaaagcag ggaaaggctctctttgcagaaatgggccAGATTTCCTCTGAGGCAGAGAGGTCTccattggacaccagagagaggccactgg GTGACACAGTGATACTGGCTAGACCTCTTCATCCATCTCTGAATGGGGACAGAAGAGAAGCagtggctgtggaaccagatcag ggtccagtgtgctttgaagatgtcgctgttcgtttcacggaTGAGGAGCgggagttgctggatcctgaccagagagctctgcataaggacgtcatggaggagaatcatgggatcgtggcctctctcg ATAGTGATGGACTGGAAATCAAGGACAAGGGTGACCATGACAAAATCCCCAGAATGGAGAAGCTGTATAAATATCTTGAAAGTGGAAAAAGTTccaattccacttcccatcaaggaAATCTCATTaggaagaaaccctatcagtgtgtggaatgtggaaagagcttcagtcacagccacagtctaacttcccatcaaagaattcatacaggggagaaaccctatcagtgcgtggaatgtggaaagagcttcaggaatagctcaaaactcacttcccatcaaagaactcatacaggggagaaaccatatcagtgcatggaatgtggaaggagcttcacacatagctcctctctcacttcccatcagagaattcatacaggggagaaaccctatcagtgtgtggaatgtggaaagagcttcaggaggagctccaatctcacttcccatcaaagaattcataaaggggagaaaccatatcagtcctttgaatgtggaaagaggttcacTGGAAGCTCCTCTCTcaattcccatcaaagaattcatacaggggagaaaccctatcagtgtgtggaatgtggaaagcgcttcaggaggagctcccatctcacttcccatcaaagaattcatacaggggagaaaccctatcagtgcatggaatgtggaaagagcttcagtcagagctccaatctcacttcccatcaaagaattcatacaggggagaaaccctatcagtgtggggaatgtggaaaaagcttcagtcagagcgccagtctcactttccatcaaagaattcatacaggggagaagccatatcagtgtgtggaatgtggaaagcgttTTAGtgtgagctcctctctcacttcccatcaaaggattcataggAAGAGTGGAAaacccttcattatacagctttcagcgctagagaaaaacacaccacgttaa
- the LOC114595020 gene encoding uncharacterized protein LOC114595020, protein MGKMKMKLLLILMCLWLQRGPMVVGNVFINHAEHMFQIYGENATLYYEHPRKVADMSLIPGLIKDPDVVLAGLLYNQSGLFAAPPIEMNDIPYRYLRYTRTTKGLCFCCHATGVWNSKWKYWPQVKYHMDKGWLGNYTQCSDKFWLWGSHNASYQGNTTSSDLYPYFPQYSVNFTGQGSICSGWMIKDPNLWFLYDGLATNFHPGNFQCVGVGAFTFPVAVEVNHKVPHLASRRKRAALGDHCEDEIYLANSVGSVGGGFIGFLSMGIYPGVVAEQNRKALFALTCRLEKTINATTHVLRSLQSEVEDLNQLTMTHRLVLDYLLARAGGFCKIVPKGRCQVKFHDLNKTIEDQLQKLQSLVADNTPTQNPWEKVWSWIPGEGWVHGILTALAIGGVVFLLFLSVIPCCLSLLRGMIARNVKHLTDPHIMAIYRALPPVPDEPEEDDGYERMHREHVPMPGEQVPVQEQAPLQEATVYSDVLSGVQAQESDESSL, encoded by the coding sequence AtggggaaaatgaaaatgaagcttCTGTTGATTTTGATGTGCTTGTGGCTCCAGAGAGGCCCAATGGTAGTAGGTAATGTTTTTATAAACCATGCTGAACACATGTTCCAGATATATGGGGAAAATGCTACCCTATATTATGAACACCCAAGGAAGGTAGCAGACATGTCCCTTATACCAGGATTAATCAAGGATCCTGATGTTGTGCTGGCAGGCCTACTTTACAATCAGAGTGGTCTCTTTGCAGCCccacctattgaaatgaatgacatCCCCTACAGATATCTCAGATACACCAGAACCACAAAAGGTCTATGTTTTTGCTGTCATGCCACTGGAGTATGGAATTCCAAATGGAAGTATTGGCCCCAAGTTAAGTACCACATGGACAAAGGATGGCTGGGAAATTATACCCAATGCTCGGATAAATTTTGGCTTTGGGGTTCCCACAATGCCTCCTACCAGGGCAATACTACCTCTTCAGATCTGTACCCATACTTTCCTCAATATTCGGTTAATTTCACCGGACAAGGGTCCATTTGTTCTGGTTGGATGATTAAAGATCCTAACCTCTGGTTTCTATATGATGGATTGGCAACAAATTTCCACCCAGGGAATTTCCAGTGTGTTGGAGTGGGGGCATTTACCTTTCCGGTTGCAGTGGAGGTCAATCACAAGGTACCTCATCTTGCAAGCAGACGGAAAAGGGCGGCCCTGGGCGACCACTGTGAAGATGAAATTTATCTGGCAAATTCTGTAGGGAGCGTTGGGGGTGGATttataggattcctctcaatggGGATTTACCCAGGAGTAGTTGCTGAGCAAAATAGAAAGGCACTGTTTGCTCTTACATGCAGGCTGGAGAAAACTATCAATGCCACCACCCATGTCTTGCGCTCCTTGCAGTCAGAGGTTGAGGATTTGAACCAACTGACAATGACCCATAGATTGGTTTTGGACTACCTCCTTGCACGAGCAGGCGGTTTTTGTAAAATTGTCCCAAAAGGTCGGTGCCAGGTTAAATTCCACGACCTCAACAAGACAATTGAGGACCAATTGCAAAAACTGCAGTCTCTGGTAGCTGACAACACACCCACCCAGAATCCCTGGGAAAAGGTATGGTCGTGGATACCAGGAGAGGGGTGGGTGCATGGCATTCTGACCGCCTTAGCCATAGGAGGagttgtttttctgttgtttctttctgtAATCCCTTGTTGTCTGTCTTTGCTTAGGGGAATGATAGCCCGCAATGTTAAGCATCTCACTGACCCTCATATTATGGCAATATACAGAGCTTTGCCCCCAGTGCCAGATGAGCCAGAGGAAGACGATGGTTATGAGCGAATGCATAGGGAACACGTCCCAATGCCTGGGGAACAGGTCCCAGTGCAGGAACAGGCCCCATTGCAGGAAGCAACGGTTTACTCTGATGTCCTGAGTGGTGTTCAAGCTCAGGAGTCAGATGAATCTTCTCTCTGA